A genomic window from Nicotiana sylvestris chromosome 11, ASM39365v2, whole genome shotgun sequence includes:
- the LOC138880668 gene encoding uncharacterized mitochondrial protein AtMg00860-like gives MPNSSSATFWLNSVAFLGHVVSSEGIQVDPKKIKVVQSWPRPSSTTEIQSFLGLDGYYRWFIQGFSSIASPLTKLTQKGARFRWSDECEKSFLKLKTTLTTTPVLLLPLTSGKTNVIANAFSRKAVSMGSLAFLPLGERPLAVDV, from the exons atgccaaaTTCTTCAAGTGCAAcattttggctcaattcagtggcgttcttggggcacgtggtgtccagtgagggtattcaggtagatccaaagaagataaaggtagttcaaagttggcctaggccttcctcaactacagagattcagagctttcttggtttggatgGTTATTACCGTTGGTTCATTcagggtttctcgtctattgcatcgcccttgactaaattgactcaaaagggtgctcgtttcaggtggtcggacgagtgtgagaagagctttttgaagctcaagactaccttgaccacaactccagttctaCTTCTGCCATTAACTTCTg gaaagaCCAATGTGATTGCTAATGCCTTCagtagaaaggcagtgagtatgggtagtcttgcattcctTCCACTTggtgagagaccccttgcagttgatgtttag
- the LOC104231665 gene encoding putative EG45-like domain containing protein 1: MAIPKTICLIIGVVSTLFSIALAIPGTASFYYNLSHATTTCYGNTTQGTLLAASDRLGLDFNCGTLLKVTCTGPVPQPCTGKSVVVKMVSDCPGCGVTMDLSKEAFSIIATPVTVENIIKIDYVKVG, translated from the exons ATGGCAATTCCTAAAACTATTTGTCTCATTATTGGTGTTGTGTCAACTTTGTTTTCAATAGCTTTGGCTATACCAGGGACTGCCTCATTTTATTACAACTTATCACATGCTA CTACGACATGTTATGGAAACACAACCCAAGGCACCCTCTTAGCAGCGAGTGATCGTCTCGGGCTTGATTTTAATTGTGGAACATTATTAAAGGTCACATGCACTGGTCCAGTGCCACAACCTTGCACTGGCAAGAGTGTTGTAGTAAAAATGGTAAGTGATTGCCCTGGATGTGGTGTAACCATGGATCTCTCTAAAGAAGCCTTTTCAATCATTGCTACTCCAGTCACTGTCGAAAATATTATTAAGATTGACTACGTCAA GGTGGGATAA